In Arachis stenosperma cultivar V10309 chromosome 1, arast.V10309.gnm1.PFL2, whole genome shotgun sequence, one DNA window encodes the following:
- the LOC130964902 gene encoding uncharacterized protein LOC130964902, with the protein MENKRMWSDEETLAFVGFMEEFVVDGQRADCGQFKPGTFEKLALKMLEAFPGCTLTAKHCKNKHKRLKEKYQYAADMLACCGFGWNNEKECVEVDNKDVLDAWLKAHPTKFYTPGKPFPLFHRLEGIFGRDRATGAGAVSGFDAEEQVNEETDDTAAGFDQSEMSPPPDQEGFAATQGQASHSEAGATAGSTRLCGRKRKQVDVLERMADQIQQSSADQRKNAQLIADAIVGVNEKWKVGEKLTQLGFGDDEVVRAILKFAESPNVYAHFWGLSDSQMIAFVRSII; encoded by the exons ATGGAGAACAAGCGAATGTGGAGTGATGAAGAGACACTGGCCTTTGTTGGCTTCATGGAGGAGTTTGTCGTTGACGGTCAGAGGGCTGACTGTGGGCAGTTTAAACCGGGAACATTCGAGAAGCTGGCTTTGAAGATGTTGGAGGCTTTCCCTGGTTGTACACTGACCGCGAAGCATTGCAAGAATAAGCACAAGCGGCTCAAGGAGAAGTACCAGTACGCCGCTGATATGCTTGCTTGTTGCGGATTCGGATGGAACAACGAGAAAGAATGTGTAGAGGTTGACAACAAAGACGTCCTTGATGCCTGGTTGAAG GCACATCCTACCAAGTTCTACACTCCTGGCAAGCCATTTCCTTTGTTTCACCGGCTGGAAGGTATCTTTGGCAGGGATAGAGCCACGGGAGCCGGGGCCGTAAGTGGCTTCGATGCGGAGGAGCAGGTTAACGAGGAGACCGACGACACCGCTGCTGGCTTTGATCAGTCTGAGATGTCTCCACCTCCAGACCAAGAGGGATTTGCAGCAACGCAAGGACAAGCATCACATTCTGAGGCTGGGGCGACCGCTGGAAGCACAAGGCTATgcgggaggaagagaaaacaaGTTGATGTACTGGAGAGGATGGCCGACCAGATTCAGCAATCATCGGCTGACCAGCGCAAGAATGCCCAGCTGATAGCTGATGCCATTGTTGGTGTGAACGAGAAGTGGAAGGTTGGCGAGAAGCTCACACAGCTTGGATTCGGTGATGACGAGGTCGTCAGGGCGATTCTGAAGTTTGCCGAGAGTCCTAATGTGTATGCACATTTCTGGGGCTTGTCAGATTCACAAATGATTGCGTTTGTGCGTTCCATTATATGA